The Collibacillus ludicampi region CTCCATCTCCGCACAGCGGATCTCATCTGTAGTAACATGCCCCTCCACGTCCACATACGCCTCTCCACCAAACGGCCGCGTACCGATCATAAGTCCGCGGATTTCATCCAGAGCCCTTTCATCTTCTTCATCATCTCCACTAATCAGATGGAACAGCGTCTCGGCTTTCTGTACGTGCATATATTCGCGGACATCGGTTGTATAAGCACGGCCAACCGTGACGAGTCGTTTGATCTTTGCTTGTGGAACACGGATCGAAGAGACTAGCCCAATCCCCTGTGCCTTCCGTTCAGCCGATCTGATGAGCGCAGGTAGCTTAGGATACCGCTTGAGTAACGCAACCACTTGTTTCTCTACTTGCTCATAGGTCATCTTCGGAAGCACCTCCACGAAAGCCAACTGTTCCATATGGATCTCCCCCTCACGTCAATGCTATTTTAGGTTGCCTGTTACATAGAAACGCCGAAAAGAGGAATTAAGCCCTCTTGCTTTCGAACCTGCTTTTCTCGCAGTTCTCACACCGATTTATCAGTCTGCGCTCCTCATCGCCCTCATATTTTTGACCGCAATTCAAACAACAATAAGTCACGCACTTTCCACCTCCATTATCAGCTGATCCACTGCTGCAAGATAATCTACCGGCACCCCGCGCCCAGATCTCACCTGGAGACAAAGTCTGTCAAATTCATCGATCGGTATACTCTTTCGTCCCCCCGTTTGCGCAGCCGTCCAAGCGTACAATAAATGCTTCACTGTCAATAGATACACGGCATGTTGTTTCACGAACTCGACGAGCACAAATGCGATTCCGCCATGCTGATCCACTTTCCGTAAGTGATCTACCTGATGCTCATGGATGTCTTTTAGTGGCCAAGATGTCAATGAATGCGTGGACTTCGCCTCAAATTCGATCGCCCGACCTCGGTACACTCCGGTGTAATCGACGGTGCTGGGCTTTTCGAATACGGCAACATGCTGGTTTTTGATCTTAGCGGGACCGAGCACTTTCATCGGCGTTGGACGCTTTGTAATGATCGCCAATCCGCGACGGTTGTAAATGTCGTTCGTCAGGTTGATAAGTGCCTCAAATCCCATTCCCTGGTTGCCGTGGCTCATTCATCCCACACCTCCGGCTGACGAGTGATTTCTACCAATCCAGTACCGCCATCCAGTAAATTTTCATCAGACTGACAAACTGGACAAACAATGACAGACTGATCTTCAAAAGCTGTCTCTATCCCGAACAAAACGTTGCAATCTTTGCAACAGTACAGATGCATTTCAATACCTTGCATTCTTTCCCCTCCCTCTCAGCCCTCGATACTATACAACAAAACCTGTCTTCTCTTGCTCAATCCGGGCCTCTTGATACCTATCCTTTAGCTCATCGGCCACCTTCTTGGCTGTCTCTCTTTTCGGAAAACGTTGTAAGCCATCCCCAACTTCTACATTCAGCACCTTCGCTACTTCACCCGTCTCCTCGTAAACGCCTTTTTCTCGTACCACTTCGGGTGCATGGCGTCTTGTCGGAGTCGTTCGGCGTCGATCAGTTGGAATATCATCTCGCGGTTCATTTCCCACTCCGTCCTCCGATCATATCCCGGATCCTCGTTGCCTTTTCAAGCAACCTGTTCACTTCGTACACAACGTCCATGCCAATCCCAGATGTCAGCTTTTGACGGAGTTCGTCCTGCCAATTTCCCCAAGGTCTTATCTCGATGGCAAACTCTCTCAGGATGGACTTCAGCTCGTCAAGCTGCTTCAGTTGCATCCGAAGGCTTTCCAATTCCCTTTCGGCCTTGGCAGCTCGATCAGTTTCCTCTCTCAGTTGCTGCACCAATTTTGTTCCCACAAGGTAACCCAATTCTTTTTTATCTTTCTTGTCTTCAACGTAGGCTTCGAACAGTTTCCTGCGATTACTAAAGAATGGGTGTCTATCACGGTCCGTTCGCGAGATCACTATGTGATATAACAACGTGACAGGAATTTCGATGTCGCGAAACCGCGCTGCCTTTGCCGTGTGTAAGTTTCCGTTCTCTGGGTTGAATGTCACCAATCCCACGTCCTCGGGCAATTCATCTGGGTGGATCAGCTCTTTAGGACACGCAAAGTACAGTCGGTGACAAAACTGTCGGTATGCCGGCCACTTCTCATCCCGCAGAAAACCCTGGCGATCTACTTTAACCTCGTATGCCGTGACACAAGGGCTTGACCAGCTCGGTTTTATCGCCAGTCCGTCAATCCGTTTCAACTCACCAGGATGAGCAGTCCATGTCGGACCGGTTTTGACTTCTGTGAGCCAGACATCTTTTTCATGACGTTTTGATAAGGCACGTAAAATCTGATCTGCACGCACTTTCTTTGGCCTACCGCTCATAAAACTTTTCTCCTCCTCTCATGCATGCGGCGATGTCATCGCTCCTACTTTTGCCGGTTGTGCCGTTCAATCGTGGCGATGGTCGATTGTTGAATCTGTGCTTGCGAATCCTTCCCGGTCACCACATTCTTTGATTTGAGCAAGTTTTAAAGCGAGCTTGTTCAGTTCTTCGAATGCTTTCTGTCTTTCAGGAGTTCCCCGTTCCGTTTCCCGCTCGATCGTCTGTAAAAGTTTCACGATTTGCCTCATGATCATGACTTTCACCCCTTTGTGAGTGTCATGGGATCGAAGAACTTCTGATATGGCTTGATAAACCCGAGTTCCACCGTGCCGGTCGGTGCATTCCTGTTTTTCGCGAAGATGATTTCCATGATTCCCTTCTTCTCCGTATTCGCATCGTAGTAATCGTCCCGGTGCAAAAAAGCCACGATATCCGCTTCCTGCTCGATTTGACCGGATTCCCTCAGGTCGGACAGGACCGGTTTTTTCTCCTGACGTTGTTCCACTCCTCGGCTTAACTGGGAAAGTGCAACGACCGTACAGTTACATTCACGCGCCAGCTCTTTCATCTCGATAGCTGCCTCCGTCACGAAATCGAACCTGCTCATATTCCGTGGCCTCCGGATACGCTGTAGATAGTCAATCGCCACAACAAGCCTTGCATCAGGCCCGATTCTTCTCCGTAACCGTCTCACTTCACGTTTGATATACG contains the following coding sequences:
- a CDS encoding Holliday junction resolvase RecU — translated: MSHGNQGMGFEALINLTNDIYNRRGLAIITKRPTPMKVLGPAKIKNQHVAVFEKPSTVDYTGVYRGRAIEFEAKSTHSLTSWPLKDIHEHQVDHLRKVDQHGGIAFVLVEFVKQHAVYLLTVKHLLYAWTAAQTGGRKSIPIDEFDRLCLQVRSGRGVPVDYLAAVDQLIMEVESA
- a CDS encoding MmcB family DNA repair protein translates to MSGRPKKVRADQILRALSKRHEKDVWLTEVKTGPTWTAHPGELKRIDGLAIKPSWSSPCVTAYEVKVDRQGFLRDEKWPAYRQFCHRLYFACPKELIHPDELPEDVGLVTFNPENGNLHTAKAARFRDIEIPVTLLYHIVISRTDRDRHPFFSNRRKLFEAYVEDKKDKKELGYLVGTKLVQQLREETDRAAKAERELESLRMQLKQLDELKSILREFAIEIRPWGNWQDELRQKLTSGIGMDVVYEVNRLLEKATRIRDMIGGRSGK